In Nitratireductor basaltis, the following are encoded in one genomic region:
- a CDS encoding site-specific DNA-methyltransferase has protein sequence MSAVRRLEDLSSRPHRAEWLDTILKGDCIAVLDRLPEKSVDVIFADPPYNLQLGGDLHRPDQSKVDAVDDAWDQFESFQAYDAFTRAWLLAAKRVLKPNGTIWVIGSYHNIFRVGATMQDLGYWLLNDVVWRKTNPMPNFRGRRFQNAHETMIWASRDKDAKNYTFNYESMKAANEDVQMRSDWLFPICTGAERLKDENGKKVHPTQKPEALLARVMLASTKPGDVVLDPFFGSGTTGAVAKRLGRHFVGVERDQTYIDAAHERIAGIEPLEQAALKLMTAKRAEPRVAFVSLIESGLIAPGTRLTDSKKRWTASVRADGTITIGQEAGSIHRMGARVQGLDACNGWTFWHFEDEGALKPIDELRKTARQAIAAAGA, from the coding sequence ATGTCAGCGGTTCGCCGTCTAGAGGATCTGTCCTCCCGTCCCCATCGCGCCGAATGGCTGGATACGATCCTGAAAGGCGACTGCATCGCCGTGCTCGACCGCCTTCCGGAAAAATCGGTCGACGTCATCTTCGCCGATCCGCCCTACAATCTGCAGCTTGGGGGAGACCTGCATCGCCCCGACCAGTCCAAGGTGGATGCGGTCGACGATGCCTGGGACCAGTTCGAGAGTTTTCAGGCCTATGACGCCTTCACGCGTGCCTGGCTGCTTGCGGCGAAGCGGGTGCTCAAGCCCAATGGCACGATCTGGGTGATCGGCTCCTATCACAACATTTTCCGCGTTGGCGCGACCATGCAGGATCTGGGCTACTGGCTCCTGAACGATGTCGTCTGGCGCAAGACCAATCCGATGCCCAATTTCCGCGGCCGCCGGTTCCAGAACGCGCATGAGACCATGATCTGGGCCTCGCGCGACAAGGATGCGAAGAACTACACGTTCAACTATGAATCCATGAAGGCCGCCAATGAGGATGTGCAGATGCGCTCCGATTGGCTTTTCCCGATCTGCACGGGCGCCGAACGCCTCAAGGACGAGAACGGCAAGAAGGTGCATCCCACCCAGAAGCCCGAAGCGCTGCTGGCCCGCGTGATGCTGGCTTCGACCAAGCCGGGCGACGTGGTGCTCGACCCCTTCTTCGGTTCCGGCACCACCGGTGCGGTTGCCAAGCGCCTTGGCCGTCATTTCGTCGGCGTCGAGCGTGACCAGACCTATATCGACGCCGCCCATGAGCGCATCGCGGGCATCGAGCCGCTGGAACAGGCAGCCCTCAAGCTGATGACCGCTAAGCGGGCCGAACCGCGCGTCGCCTTTGTCAGCCTGATCGAATCCGGCCTCATCGCGCCGGGTACGCGCCTGACAGATTCAAAGAAGCGCTGGACCGCGAGCGTACGAGCTGACGGCACGATCACCATCGGTCAGGAGGCTGGTTCCATCCATCGCATGGGCGCCCGCGTTCAGGGACTGGATGCCTGCAACGGCTGGACCTTCTGGCATTTTGAGGATGAGGGTGCGCTGAAGCCGATCGACGAATTGCGCAAGACGGCACGTCAGGCAATTGCAGCAGCAGGCGCCTGA
- a CDS encoding DsbA family protein has product MVQPLSRRRLLGTLAGLPAIGLLAACSDSADAETKAEALPENVSGETTAAVDAPPAQGEVDVSELMKPGPLPEMAKGSEDAPVTIVEYASMTCSHCATFHNNTLPKLQEKYIDTGKVRLIFREFPFDPRAEAGFMLARCADGKYFPMVDALFKQQSNWAPVQDARTALLNIAKLAGFTQQSFEACLTNQELLNDVRAVRQRAANDFDVTATPTFFINGKKYAGALSIEEMSAIIDPML; this is encoded by the coding sequence ATGGTTCAGCCGCTTTCTCGCCGCCGTCTACTTGGAACGCTTGCCGGGCTGCCCGCCATCGGCCTTCTCGCCGCTTGCAGCGATAGCGCCGATGCGGAAACCAAGGCCGAAGCGCTGCCCGAGAACGTTTCGGGCGAGACAACCGCCGCGGTTGATGCGCCGCCCGCGCAGGGCGAGGTCGATGTCAGCGAACTCATGAAGCCGGGCCCGCTGCCAGAAATGGCGAAGGGTTCGGAAGATGCGCCCGTGACCATCGTGGAATATGCTTCCATGACCTGCAGCCACTGCGCGACCTTCCACAACAACACGCTGCCCAAGCTTCAGGAAAAGTATATCGACACCGGCAAGGTGCGTCTGATTTTCCGCGAGTTCCCGTTCGATCCGCGCGCGGAAGCCGGCTTCATGCTCGCACGCTGCGCAGACGGCAAGTATTTCCCCATGGTTGACGCGCTCTTCAAGCAGCAGAGCAACTGGGCTCCGGTGCAGGATGCACGCACTGCACTGCTCAATATTGCCAAACTGGCCGGTTTTACACAGCAATCCTTCGAGGCTTGCTTGACGAACCAGGAACTTCTCAATGATGTGAGAGCAGTACGTCAGCGCGCGGCCAATGACTTCGACGTAACGGCCACGCCCACCTTCTTCATCAATGGGAAGAAGTACGCGGGAGCACTGTCGATTGAGGAAATGTCGGCAATCATCGACCCGATGCTCTGA
- the smc gene encoding chromosome segregation protein SMC produces MKFTKLRLLGFKSFVEPGEFMIERGLTGVVGPNGCGKSNLVEALRWVMGESSYKNMRASGMDDVIFSGSGNRPARNTAEVTLFLDNSDRTAPPSFNDSDELQVSRRIEREAGSVYRINGKEARARDVQLLFADQSTGARSPSMVGQGRIGELIQAKPQARRQLLEEAAGISGLHTRRHEAELRLRAAEQNLERLDDVVGELESQIESLKRQARQAARFKNLSAEIRKADATLLHLRWASAKQAEADAKSAHAKATAAVAEAAAAQMEAAKAQAISAKRLPELREAEASAAAALQRLTIARTQVEEEARRIRNRAAELEKRVQQMDADIEREEQMVRDNADILKRLADEAEALNAQEADSGTREAETLAAMEAAAATLSERENALAAVTAKKAEASASRNQAERAVRDTAERTERLSRQLAELDHQVEALSARIAELPDPDQKKAELEAVLGEQEAAEKGALEAERAVSAARAAESAARQPVSEARARLQGIETEARTLERILSAGSDDAFPAVLESLSVSPGFETALGAALGEDLDVPLDPAAPVHWGGMVSSRDDPALPADVMPLADVVKAPVQLSRKLAQIGVVEAADGPRLQQELKTGQRLVTRDGALLRWDGYCASADAPTAAAQKLAQKNRLAELEREAEGARQAVEAAQAALVAAEAALKEKVEAERGWRDRLREAQRKASSARDAVAQAERQSGELATRRSALQEQRERMAGDVEEARKAQAEAKAAFEAAPDLSALQAELDQAQSALAEARARAAETRAAHEGLKREAGTRRQRLENIARERESWTARAANADRQIAALVERRKEAAGELQSLADAPDEIEEKGRALLSEISQAEKLRKEAADKLQQAENEQARFDKGATDAIQALATSREQRARAEEREAAAEEMRRQAEARIQETLGVLPHLVARQAELDPDGPMPEAAEVERKLERLKMERERLGAVNLRAEEEQRELSERLETIISEREDIIEAIRKLRSAIQSLNREGRERLLAAFDVVNEQFKRLFTHLFGGGTAELQLVESDDPLEAGLEILARPPGKRPQTMTLLSGGEQALTAMALIFAVFLTNPAPICVLDEVDAPLDDHNVERFCNLMDEMAKSTETRFVIITHNPITMARMDRLFGVTMAEQGVSQLVSVDLQTAEQLREAG; encoded by the coding sequence ATGAAGTTCACCAAGCTCAGGCTGCTCGGTTTCAAGTCCTTCGTCGAACCCGGCGAGTTCATGATCGAGCGCGGCCTGACTGGTGTCGTCGGCCCCAATGGCTGCGGAAAATCCAATCTGGTCGAGGCGCTGCGCTGGGTAATGGGCGAAAGCTCATACAAGAACATGCGCGCCTCGGGCATGGATGATGTCATCTTCTCCGGTTCGGGCAACCGCCCCGCGCGCAACACGGCGGAAGTCACGCTTTTCCTCGACAATTCCGACCGCACCGCGCCGCCGAGCTTCAACGATTCCGACGAACTGCAGGTGTCCCGCCGGATCGAGCGTGAGGCCGGGTCCGTCTATCGCATCAATGGCAAGGAAGCACGTGCGCGCGATGTGCAGCTGCTTTTTGCTGACCAGTCGACTGGCGCGCGTTCGCCTTCCATGGTCGGGCAGGGGCGCATTGGCGAACTGATCCAGGCCAAGCCACAGGCGCGCCGTCAGCTTCTGGAAGAGGCTGCCGGCATTTCCGGCCTGCATACACGCCGCCACGAAGCCGAGCTTCGCCTGCGCGCCGCCGAGCAGAATCTTGAACGCCTCGACGATGTGGTGGGCGAGCTTGAAAGCCAGATCGAAAGCCTGAAACGACAGGCCCGTCAGGCAGCCCGCTTCAAGAACCTGTCAGCTGAAATCCGCAAGGCCGACGCAACGCTTCTGCATCTGCGCTGGGCGAGCGCCAAACAGGCGGAGGCGGATGCGAAGTCCGCTCACGCAAAGGCCACCGCCGCCGTGGCGGAAGCTGCCGCAGCACAGATGGAAGCTGCCAAGGCGCAAGCTATCTCCGCCAAGCGCCTGCCGGAATTGCGCGAGGCGGAGGCTTCCGCCGCAGCCGCGCTCCAGCGCCTCACCATCGCCCGTACCCAGGTCGAGGAAGAGGCGAGGCGCATTCGCAATCGCGCCGCCGAGCTCGAAAAGCGCGTTCAGCAGATGGATGCGGATATCGAGCGCGAAGAGCAGATGGTCCGTGACAATGCCGACATCCTGAAGCGATTGGCCGACGAGGCTGAGGCCTTGAACGCGCAGGAGGCTGACAGCGGTACGCGTGAGGCTGAGACGCTGGCTGCCATGGAAGCTGCCGCCGCGACCCTCAGCGAGCGGGAAAATGCATTGGCTGCCGTGACCGCAAAAAAGGCGGAAGCGAGCGCCAGCCGCAACCAGGCGGAACGCGCGGTGCGCGACACTGCCGAGCGTACCGAGCGCCTTTCGCGCCAGCTTGCCGAGCTTGATCACCAGGTCGAGGCACTCTCCGCCAGGATCGCGGAACTGCCGGACCCGGACCAGAAAAAGGCCGAGCTTGAGGCTGTTCTCGGTGAACAGGAAGCTGCCGAAAAGGGCGCGCTGGAAGCCGAACGGGCCGTGTCCGCCGCACGTGCCGCCGAGAGTGCTGCTCGTCAGCCGGTTTCCGAAGCGCGCGCGCGGTTGCAGGGAATCGAGACCGAGGCGCGAACGCTGGAGCGCATTCTTTCAGCCGGTTCTGACGATGCCTTTCCCGCAGTGCTTGAGAGCCTGTCCGTCTCACCCGGTTTCGAGACGGCCCTTGGTGCCGCACTTGGCGAAGATCTTGACGTGCCGCTTGATCCGGCTGCGCCCGTCCATTGGGGCGGTATGGTGTCAAGCAGGGATGATCCCGCTCTGCCCGCTGACGTGATGCCGCTTGCCGATGTGGTGAAGGCGCCTGTGCAGCTTTCCCGCAAGCTTGCCCAGATCGGCGTGGTCGAAGCGGCCGATGGTCCGCGCCTGCAGCAGGAATTGAAGACCGGCCAGCGTCTTGTCACCCGCGATGGTGCTCTGTTGCGCTGGGACGGTTATTGCGCCAGTGCCGATGCGCCAACGGCTGCGGCCCAGAAACTGGCGCAGAAGAACCGGCTTGCCGAACTAGAGCGCGAGGCCGAAGGCGCGCGCCAGGCCGTCGAGGCCGCCCAGGCCGCACTTGTTGCAGCCGAAGCCGCGTTGAAGGAGAAGGTCGAAGCCGAGCGCGGCTGGCGTGACCGCTTGCGCGAGGCGCAGCGCAAGGCGAGTTCGGCGCGCGATGCTGTCGCGCAGGCCGAGCGCCAGTCCGGTGAACTCGCCACCCGCCGCTCCGCGCTTCAGGAGCAGCGCGAACGTATGGCGGGTGACGTGGAAGAGGCTCGGAAGGCGCAAGCCGAGGCGAAGGCCGCTTTCGAGGCCGCTCCCGATCTTTCCGCCTTGCAGGCGGAATTGGATCAGGCGCAGTCGGCGCTGGCAGAAGCCCGCGCGCGTGCGGCCGAAACACGCGCCGCCCATGAAGGGTTGAAGCGTGAGGCCGGTACCCGCCGTCAGCGGCTGGAGAACATCGCACGCGAACGCGAAAGCTGGACCGCGCGTGCGGCCAATGCCGACAGGCAGATTGCAGCACTTGTCGAACGCCGAAAGGAAGCGGCGGGCGAGTTGCAGTCGCTGGCCGATGCGCCCGATGAGATCGAGGAAAAGGGCAGGGCGCTTCTGTCCGAAATCTCTCAGGCTGAAAAACTGCGCAAGGAAGCTGCCGACAAGCTCCAGCAGGCGGAAAACGAGCAGGCCCGTTTCGACAAGGGCGCAACCGACGCCATTCAGGCGCTGGCCACGTCCCGCGAACAGCGCGCCCGCGCCGAAGAGCGCGAGGCTGCAGCCGAGGAGATGCGCCGTCAGGCCGAAGCGCGCATTCAGGAAACGCTCGGCGTGCTGCCGCATCTGGTAGCCCGTCAGGCCGAGCTTGATCCCGATGGTCCCATGCCTGAAGCGGCCGAGGTGGAGCGCAAGCTTGAGCGGCTGAAGATGGAGCGCGAGCGCCTGGGTGCCGTCAATCTGCGCGCCGAGGAAGAGCAGCGCGAACTGTCCGAGCGGCTGGAGACGATCATTTCCGAGCGCGAGGACATCATCGAGGCCATTCGCAAGCTTCGTTCGGCGATCCAGAGCCTCAACCGGGAAGGTCGCGAGCGGCTGCTTGCCGCATTTGACGTTGTAAACGAGCAGTTCAAGCGGCTCTTCACCCATCTCTTCGGTGGAGGCACGGCAGAGCTTCAGCTTGTCGAAAGCGACGATCCGCTGGAAGCGGGTCTGGAAATCCTCGCCCGCCCGCCCGGCAAACGCCCGCAGACAATGACGCTTCTGTCAGGCGGCGAGCAGGCACTGACCGCCATGGCGCTGATCTTCGCCGTCTTCCTCACCAATCCCGCACCCATCTGCGTGCTGGACGAGGTCGACGCGCCGCTCGACGACCACAATGTCGAGCGCTTCTGCAATCTTATGGATGAGATGGCGAAATCGACCGAAACCCGCTTCGTCATCATCACCCACAACCCCATCACCATGGCCCGCATGGACCGCCTGTTCGGCGTGACCATGGCAGAACAAGGTGTAAGCCAGCTCGTCAGTGTGGACTTGCAGACGGCAGAGCAGCTGCGCGAGGCTGGGTAG
- a CDS encoding DUF721 domain-containing protein produces MAGKWNGGNPVPVSDLATDLLDPVLRKRAGLSIDLVQSWAEIVGDRLASQTRPERIAWPRRAHEDDPFEPATLIIACDGMAAIRVQHEAQEIIARANAFLGFNAIGRVKLVQKPMTGPVSRKPKAPRPLREAERSRLEQVTAGIEDDALRESLKRLGESIMGSKK; encoded by the coding sequence ATGGCTGGTAAATGGAACGGCGGCAATCCCGTGCCGGTGAGCGATCTGGCGACGGATCTGCTGGACCCGGTGTTGCGCAAACGCGCAGGGCTTTCCATCGATCTGGTGCAAAGCTGGGCGGAAATCGTGGGCGACAGGCTCGCAAGCCAGACACGTCCCGAACGGATCGCCTGGCCGCGGCGTGCGCATGAGGATGACCCCTTCGAGCCAGCCACCCTTATCATCGCCTGCGATGGCATGGCGGCAATCCGCGTGCAGCACGAGGCGCAGGAAATCATTGCCCGCGCCAATGCCTTTCTGGGTTTCAACGCCATTGGGCGCGTGAAGCTTGTTCAAAAGCCCATGACCGGTCCAGTGAGCCGCAAGCCCAAGGCGCCGCGTCCGCTTCGCGAGGCCGAGCGCAGCCGCCTGGAGCAGGTCACGGCAGGCATCGAGGATGACGCGCTGCGCGAGAGCCTGAAGCGCCTTGGCGAAAGCATAATGGGCAGCAAAAAATAG
- the mutY gene encoding A/G-specific adenine glycosylase: MTRAAEQVFDTSRDFAPALIGWYDRHHRSLPWRVNPDERQQGVVPDPYRVWLSEIMLQQTTVAAVKAYFEKFVRLWPDVVALARAESDDVMKAWAGLGYYSRARNLKKCAEIVAFEHGGRFPDTEAGLKALPGIGDYTAAAIAAIAFDRPAVVVDGNIERVVTRFLVCETPLPQAKPEIRAFLSTVLPKDRPGDFAQAMMDLGATVCTPKSPACILCPLSDGCRARSEGTQTRFPLKAPKAQKPERVGAAFVAVRGDGAVLLRKRIESGLLGGMSEVPGTAWTARQDGQTEVEAAPFAADWKRCGEIRHVFTHFALTLTVYRADLAAHPAPEDHWWSPRDQIAGEALPSVMKKVVEKAIPGATKARGKATS; encoded by the coding sequence ATGACACGCGCCGCCGAACAGGTTTTCGACACTTCAAGAGATTTCGCACCCGCCCTCATCGGCTGGTATGACCGCCACCACCGCAGTCTGCCATGGCGCGTGAACCCGGATGAGCGGCAGCAGGGGGTGGTGCCTGATCCCTACCGCGTCTGGCTGTCTGAAATCATGCTGCAGCAGACGACCGTTGCAGCGGTCAAAGCCTATTTCGAGAAGTTCGTGCGGCTCTGGCCGGATGTCGTGGCGCTTGCCAGGGCCGAAAGCGACGACGTGATGAAGGCTTGGGCGGGGCTTGGCTACTATTCGCGCGCCCGAAACCTGAAGAAATGTGCCGAGATTGTTGCGTTCGAGCATGGCGGGCGCTTTCCGGACACCGAGGCAGGGCTTAAAGCGCTGCCGGGCATTGGCGACTACACAGCAGCCGCCATCGCGGCCATTGCGTTCGACAGGCCGGCAGTGGTCGTGGATGGCAATATCGAACGGGTCGTCACCCGCTTTCTTGTCTGCGAAACCCCGCTGCCGCAGGCCAAGCCGGAAATCCGAGCCTTTCTCTCAACCGTGCTGCCGAAGGATCGTCCGGGTGACTTTGCGCAGGCAATGATGGATCTGGGCGCCACGGTCTGCACGCCGAAATCACCCGCCTGCATTTTGTGCCCCCTGTCGGATGGCTGCCGGGCGCGCAGCGAGGGCACGCAGACGCGCTTTCCCCTCAAGGCGCCGAAGGCGCAGAAACCGGAGCGTGTGGGAGCCGCATTCGTCGCGGTGCGCGGCGATGGCGCGGTCCTCCTGCGCAAGCGTATCGAGAGCGGGCTTCTGGGTGGCATGAGCGAGGTGCCGGGTACGGCCTGGACCGCCCGGCAGGACGGGCAAACGGAAGTGGAAGCAGCCCCCTTCGCCGCCGACTGGAAACGCTGCGGCGAGATACGCCATGTCTTCACACATTTCGCACTGACACTCACAGTCTACCGGGCCGACCTTGCTGCCCATCCCGCCCCTGAAGATCATTGGTGGTCGCCGCGCGATCAGATTGCTGGGGAAGCGCTTCCCTCTGTCATGAAAAAGGTCGTTGAAAAGGCTATACCCGGCGCCACCAAGGCAAGAGGGAAAGCCACATCATGA
- the ppdK gene encoding pyruvate, phosphate dikinase: MAKWVYAFGDGKAEGSADQRDLLGGKGANLAEMCNLGLPVPPGFTVTTEVCTYYYANQRSYPPELTSQVEHALEEVGRLTGRRFGDPERSLLVSVRSGARASMPGMMDTVLNLGLNDRTVEALAAESGDPRFAWDSYRRFIQMYCNVVLHLDHEVFEEILADEKGRLGYELDTEFTAEEWQHIVGLYKKRIEEELGEPFPQDPHLQLWGAIGAVFASWMNARAITYRTLHDIPASWGTAVNVQAMVFGNMGEDSATGVAFTRNPSTGEKKLYGEFLVNAQGEDVVAGIRTPQNITEAARLDAGSDQPSLEKLMPDAFSAFVEIAGRLESHYRDMQDLEFTIERGKLWMLQTRSGKRTTKAALRIAVEMADEGLISREEAVCRIDPASLDQLLHPTIDPSAARDIIGMGLPASPGAATGEIVFSSEDAEEAKAAGRAVILVRVETSPEDIHGMHAAEGILTTRGGMTSHAAVVARGMGKPCVSGAGTLRVDYRNGTMISMGRIFRKGDIITIDGSSGQVLAGTVAMQQPALSGSFSTLMEWADKARRMTVRANAETPADARTARSFGAEGIGLCRTEHMFFDDERILAMREMILAESADGRRKALAKLLPMQRADFAEIFEIMAGLPVTIRLLDPPLHEFLPKTEEEIAEVANAMGVEVALLRERTEALHEFNPMLGHRGCRLAVSYPEIAEMQARAIFEAAAQAAEKTGAPIVPEIMVPLVGIANELAFVKERVEAVAEEVLSESGQKIDYLIGTMIELPRAALNAGEIANAADFFSFGTNDLTQTTFGISRDDAAGFLDTYRQKGIIEKDPFVTLDRDGVGQLVRMASEAGRRTRGDLKLGICGEHGGDPASITFCEEVGLDYVSCSPFRVPIARLAAAQAACRSGV; encoded by the coding sequence ATGGCCAAGTGGGTCTATGCCTTTGGCGATGGCAAGGCGGAGGGGAGTGCTGACCAGCGCGATCTTCTGGGTGGCAAGGGCGCGAACCTTGCCGAAATGTGCAATCTGGGACTGCCGGTCCCGCCCGGTTTCACCGTCACCACCGAAGTCTGCACCTATTATTACGCCAATCAGCGCTCCTATCCGCCCGAGCTGACGAGCCAGGTCGAACATGCGCTGGAAGAGGTGGGACGCCTGACCGGTCGGCGCTTTGGCGATCCCGAGCGCTCGCTCCTCGTTTCAGTTCGCTCCGGCGCGCGTGCGTCGATGCCGGGCATGATGGACACGGTTCTCAATCTCGGCCTCAACGACCGCACCGTTGAAGCGCTGGCGGCCGAATCCGGTGATCCGCGCTTTGCCTGGGACAGCTATCGCCGCTTCATCCAGATGTATTGCAACGTTGTGCTTCATCTCGACCACGAGGTCTTCGAGGAGATCCTCGCCGACGAGAAGGGCAGGCTTGGCTACGAACTCGACACGGAGTTCACCGCCGAGGAATGGCAGCACATTGTCGGCCTCTACAAGAAGCGCATTGAGGAGGAACTGGGCGAGCCTTTCCCGCAGGACCCGCATCTCCAGCTTTGGGGTGCGATCGGCGCGGTCTTCGCAAGCTGGATGAATGCCCGCGCCATCACCTATCGCACGCTGCACGACATACCGGCAAGCTGGGGCACGGCAGTCAATGTTCAGGCCATGGTCTTCGGCAATATGGGCGAGGATTCGGCCACAGGCGTCGCCTTCACGCGCAATCCGTCGACCGGCGAGAAGAAGCTTTACGGCGAGTTTCTCGTCAATGCACAGGGCGAGGACGTCGTGGCTGGCATTCGCACGCCACAGAACATCACCGAGGCTGCGCGCCTGGATGCCGGTTCTGACCAGCCGTCGCTTGAAAAGCTGATGCCGGACGCTTTTTCCGCCTTTGTTGAAATCGCAGGGCGCCTGGAAAGCCACTATCGCGACATGCAGGATCTCGAATTTACCATCGAGCGCGGCAAGTTGTGGATGCTGCAGACCCGCTCGGGCAAGCGCACCACGAAGGCTGCATTGAGGATCGCGGTCGAGATGGCGGATGAAGGGCTCATCAGCCGGGAAGAAGCCGTCTGCCGCATTGACCCCGCCTCGCTCGACCAACTCCTGCATCCGACCATCGACCCCTCCGCCGCGCGTGACATTATCGGCATGGGGTTGCCGGCTTCCCCCGGTGCGGCCACGGGAGAAATCGTGTTTTCCTCTGAAGATGCAGAGGAAGCAAAGGCAGCCGGTCGTGCAGTCATCCTCGTGCGCGTGGAGACAAGCCCTGAGGACATTCACGGCATGCATGCCGCCGAAGGTATCCTGACCACGCGCGGCGGCATGACCAGTCATGCGGCGGTGGTGGCGCGCGGTATGGGAAAACCTTGTGTTTCGGGTGCAGGCACGCTGCGCGTGGACTATCGCAATGGCACGATGATCAGCATGGGCCGCATTTTTCGCAAGGGCGACATCATCACCATTGACGGCTCGTCCGGTCAGGTGCTGGCGGGAACGGTTGCCATGCAGCAGCCTGCTCTGTCCGGCTCCTTCTCCACGCTCATGGAATGGGCGGACAAAGCACGCCGCATGACGGTGCGCGCCAATGCCGAGACACCTGCTGACGCTAGAACCGCACGCTCCTTCGGGGCCGAAGGCATCGGTCTCTGCCGCACCGAGCACATGTTCTTCGACGACGAGCGCATTTTGGCGATGCGCGAAATGATCCTGGCCGAAAGCGCGGATGGGCGACGCAAGGCACTGGCGAAGCTTCTGCCCATGCAGCGGGCCGACTTTGCCGAAATCTTCGAGATCATGGCAGGCCTGCCCGTAACCATCCGCCTGCTCGACCCGCCGCTTCACGAATTCCTCCCGAAGACGGAGGAGGAAATCGCGGAAGTCGCGAATGCCATGGGTGTGGAGGTCGCGCTGCTGCGAGAGCGGACCGAGGCGCTTCATGAGTTCAACCCCATGCTGGGTCATCGTGGCTGTCGCCTTGCCGTCTCCTATCCCGAAATCGCCGAGATGCAGGCCCGCGCCATCTTCGAGGCTGCAGCACAGGCTGCCGAGAAGACGGGTGCTCCCATCGTGCCGGAAATCATGGTGCCGCTGGTCGGCATTGCCAATGAACTGGCCTTCGTGAAGGAACGTGTGGAAGCGGTCGCCGAGGAGGTGCTTTCGGAAAGCGGTCAGAAGATCGACTACCTGATCGGCACCATGATCGAGCTTCCTCGCGCGGCACTCAATGCCGGGGAGATTGCCAACGCTGCGGATTTCTTCTCGTTCGGAACGAATGACCTGACGCAGACCACATTCGGCATTTCACGCGACGATGCGGCCGGGTTCCTCGATACCTACCGGCAGAAGGGCATCATCGAGAAGGATCCCTTCGTGACGCTTGACCGGGATGGTGTGGGCCAGCTCGTGCGCATGGCAAGTGAAGCCGGGCGCAGAACGCGTGGTGATCTCAAGCTCGGCATTTGCGGTGAGCATGGCGGCGACCCGGCATCAATCACCTTTTGCGAGGAGGTCGGCCTCGACTACGTGTCTTGTTCGCCCTTCCGCGTGCCGATCGCGCGGCTGGCGGCGGCGCAGGCTGCGTGCCGTTCAGGCGTCTGA
- a CDS encoding HAD family hydrolase — protein sequence MSEVRHIVFDIGKVLIHYDPNIPYSRLIPNEEERRWFFENVCTHEWNLEQDRGRDWAEAEALLIADHPEHEENIRNFRKHWHEMVSHSYDDSVAILEDVIAKGYDVTMLTNFAADTFSHAQQMYPFLTKSRGVTVSGEVKLIKPDIAIYDHHAKSFGLDPASTLFIDDSAANVEGAKAAGWQAVQFTGAEKLRQDLRAAGIDI from the coding sequence ATGAGCGAAGTACGCCACATCGTCTTCGATATCGGCAAGGTTCTAATCCACTACGATCCGAACATCCCCTATTCGCGCCTCATCCCGAACGAGGAGGAGCGTCGCTGGTTCTTCGAGAATGTGTGCACCCATGAATGGAATCTGGAGCAGGATCGCGGGCGCGACTGGGCTGAAGCCGAAGCTCTGCTGATCGCGGACCATCCCGAGCATGAGGAAAACATCCGGAATTTCCGCAAGCATTGGCACGAGATGGTGAGCCACTCCTATGACGACAGCGTCGCCATATTGGAGGACGTAATCGCCAAGGGTTATGACGTAACCATGCTCACCAATTTTGCGGCGGACACTTTCTCTCACGCGCAGCAGATGTATCCGTTCCTGACGAAATCGCGCGGGGTGACGGTTTCAGGCGAGGTCAAGCTGATCAAGCCGGACATTGCCATCTACGATCATCATGCAAAGAGCTTTGGGCTCGATCCTGCTTCAACGCTCTTCATCGACGACAGTGCGGCCAATGTCGAAGGGGCAAAGGCTGCCGGCTGGCAGGCGGTGCAGTTCACCGGTGCGGAAAAGCTGAGGCAGGATTTGCGGGCCGCCGGCATCGATATCTGA
- a CDS encoding VOC family protein — protein MRKTGKLDYLEMPAGNGSLPEVKHFYEKAFSWSFTDYGPGYCAFDEGLDGGFDGNPENPKPLPVLYSDDLEETQRVVETAGGRIVKPIFSFPGGRRFHFTDPAGNELAVWSED, from the coding sequence ATGCGCAAAACGGGCAAGCTGGACTATCTCGAAATGCCTGCGGGCAACGGTTCTCTGCCGGAGGTGAAGCATTTCTACGAGAAGGCCTTTTCCTGGAGCTTCACCGACTACGGCCCTGGCTATTGCGCCTTTGATGAAGGGCTGGACGGTGGCTTTGACGGCAATCCGGAAAATCCGAAGCCTCTTCCCGTCCTCTATTCTGATGATCTGGAGGAAACACAGCGCGTCGTCGAGACCGCCGGTGGCAGGATCGTGAAGCCGATCTTCTCCTTTCCCGGCGGGCGCCGCTTCCACTTCACCGATCCGGCGGGAAACGAGCTGGCGGTGTGGAGCGAAGACTGA